The Chitinophaga sp. Cy-1792 genome contains the following window.
CCTGGTGCACTTTCCCCTTTACGGAAAGTGTTCCGCCGGCATGTTGAAGGGAAATCTGGTTCAACAGAATATCCGATGCTGTCAGCGCCACTACTGCCTTTACATTATCTGCCGTAAAATGCCGGAATACCGTTTTGTTCAGCTGCACATTCATGTTAACGTTACTTGCTGCGAGCACATTGTCCAGCTGTTTTGCCACTCTCCCCATTTTCGCTTTGCGGCGTGCATTGGCAACCGCTTTGCTTTGTTGCCTGGGCATCAGGAAGGACTTGAACTCGTTCAGATCTACCATCGGACTCTGAATATTCCAGTCGAGCACAATCTTATCGGGCGCCGTGAAATAGAAGCCCAGCACATTTTTCATCTTACCATCCATGGTCAGACTGCTACTTTGTGTTTGCAGTTTGATATTTTCCAGTAGCAGGTCTTCTCCTGTAAAGCGAAGCATCGCATTACAGTTCTTAAATTTAAGGTCCCTGGGAGTATAGGTAAAAGCTGCGTTGGTAACCTGTACCGTGCCTATCAGTGCTGATGGCGTAGGATCGTCTTTCATCAATGGGCCGGTATAATTCAGGTCGGCGACGGCGTTACCACTGGAGAATGCCAGCGGCAAAGGGTCGTCATTTTCATTGAGATTGACCAGCGGGAAAGAAGATTGGAAATGCCCACGCAGCAAAGGTTTTTTCAGGTTAACGACCCTGATGGTATCTGCTTTTACCGGCACAGAGCCAAACAAGGCAGAGAGGTTGAAGATATTTACTGCGGAGTTCTCGTCTGTATAGCCAGCGCCAGTGATCACTTCATTGTTGAAACGACCGGAAAAGCTACAGGCACTCCATTGGCCAAGACCACTGTTTAATACGTTGCTGGTAGTTTTCCAGGTAACGACTACGTGTGGCGTATCCCGGTATTGCATATGCCCCACCAGGTTAGCCTCTGCGTCCAGTGGCTTCTGGAGGTCAATGGTATTCAGCTTCCCCGAGATATTGGGCGGCAGCCAGGAGGCGGCTTCTTTCAATAATACCTGGTTGGCAATTATTTTCAGCTGGAAGGCATGTGGCTTTGTGGCGAATACAAACTGACCACCGATCATTACCGGCTTATTATCTATTTTAATAGGCTGCTGCGGTACTTCCAGGACTTTCGTTTTCCTGTTAAATGAAACATGCAGGGGCAGGTTCATTTCTTTATCTTTCAGGTAGCTACCTTTCTGTGTATTAAATTCAAAATGCCGGGAAAAGAGGTGCGCAAATATGCTGATATCCATGTTATCACCAACTGTTTTGACATGTCCCGCCATTTCGCGTATCAGAAGTTCGAACAGTTTTTGTTTCTGGTGATTTTCTATAGAGAAGAGGATGTTGGAGAATACCAGCGTTCCGATATCCGTTGCCCTGGCGGGTTTCTTTTTAGTGCCGGCAGGTTCCTGGAAAATACTGGTATTCGTATAGCCGGTGGAGTCAGTAAACAGAAAGACCTCACCATCTTTGAGCGTTATCTCTTTAATGTCGGCATGTTTACGCAGCAGCGACCAGCTATTGAGCCGGATGTAAATGTATTTTACATTCAGCAGGGGTTTATGATGTATGGGGTACAGGCTGTCTACCAGCTGTACATCTTTCAGGGCTAGTGACACATTGGGGAATCCTGAAAAAATGGAGGGCTCTACGTCACCTATATGCAATGTTCCATTTATCCGGCCGTCGATTTTCTCTGTAATCTGCTTGAGCAAATCTGCTTTGTTGGCCTTGATATACCATGCAAGCCCCAACAGCAATAAAGTCCCTAATGCTACTATCGATCCTGCTACAATAAGTGTAATCCTTAGCCATTTGCGCATCTGATCTTAATGGTTTATTGGTTAAAACAGATAACAGGTACGGGATGTTTAACCAATATAGCATTAATTGTGCCGGGCGATCTCCCCGAATCTCTTTTCTATTGCAGTAAGTTCGTCTGCAGTCATATGGGAAGAGGCTTTCAATATCTCCAGGAACTGCGCTATTTCTGCCGGCTCTGCAGGACAACCAATATTATGCAATGCCCCATCTGTGCCTTTCATACGGCTATCTGCCAACAGTTTGCCGTCCGGCTGGAAAACAAGCCAGAAAGGAATACCTTCCTTATCACCGTTGTATTTTGTCAGCAGCTCCATGCCACCGGGATTTTCCGTGTTTTTCTTCTCTGCGGCTTCCTTTACAGTAATATGGCGGATCACATAATTCTTTTCGAAGGCTGGTTTGCAGGCTGCATCATTCATGGCCGTATCCATTTTATGGCACCAGCCGCACCAGGAGGCGTGGAATATAATAAAGACGTTCTTGTGCTCTTTGGCAGCCAGGGCGCTGGCTTCTTTCAGGACCTTATCTGCCGGCACTGCATGCTGGCTGTAACCTGCATAGGTCAGCAGCAATAATATTACACTGATAAATAGTTTTTTCATGATAGCGGGTTTTACCAAATATACAGAAAAAAGATCCCTTCCGTTTTTCCTGGTGGCGG
Protein-coding sequences here:
- a CDS encoding thioredoxin family protein, translated to MKKLFISVILLLLTYAGYSQHAVPADKVLKEASALAAKEHKNVFIIFHASWCGWCHKMDTAMNDAACKPAFEKNYVIRHITVKEAAEKKNTENPGGMELLTKYNGDKEGIPFWLVFQPDGKLLADSRMKGTDGALHNIGCPAEPAEIAQFLEILKASSHMTADELTAIEKRFGEIARHN
- a CDS encoding AsmA family protein, with product MRKWLRITLIVAGSIVALGTLLLLGLAWYIKANKADLLKQITEKIDGRINGTLHIGDVEPSIFSGFPNVSLALKDVQLVDSLYPIHHKPLLNVKYIYIRLNSWSLLRKHADIKEITLKDGEVFLFTDSTGYTNTSIFQEPAGTKKKPARATDIGTLVFSNILFSIENHQKQKLFELLIREMAGHVKTVGDNMDISIFAHLFSRHFEFNTQKGSYLKDKEMNLPLHVSFNRKTKVLEVPQQPIKIDNKPVMIGGQFVFATKPHAFQLKIIANQVLLKEAASWLPPNISGKLNTIDLQKPLDAEANLVGHMQYRDTPHVVVTWKTTSNVLNSGLGQWSACSFSGRFNNEVITGAGYTDENSAVNIFNLSALFGSVPVKADTIRVVNLKKPLLRGHFQSSFPLVNLNENDDPLPLAFSSGNAVADLNYTGPLMKDDPTPSALIGTVQVTNAAFTYTPRDLKFKNCNAMLRFTGEDLLLENIKLQTQSSSLTMDGKMKNVLGFYFTAPDKIVLDWNIQSPMVDLNEFKSFLMPRQQSKAVANARRKAKMGRVAKQLDNVLAASNVNMNVQLNKTVFRHFTADNVKAVVALTASDILLNQISLQHAGGTLSVKGKVHQVSVNNYFDLAASFVNVNISQLFYAFDNFGMKGLTSKNIRGIATAKTNIRGNILDNGTMINKTLNGNINFSMKRGALLDFQPLVDIGDFLFKRRRLDSITFESLSNNFQVQNGKIIIPPMRIASSALNIDMQGIYGIGGGTNLQLDVPLRNPAKDSAVTDKAERLRRSRKGIILHLHAVDGPDGKVKIKMGRGDSE